From the Streptomyces nigrescens genome, one window contains:
- a CDS encoding metallophosphoesterase has translation MIFALIVVPVLGLFFGVHRYLWCRLVRDTTTPGSRPRRTGTVAAFVLPLTTLAAFLSGRAGAPFPLQQALAWPGYLWLALVLYLTLALLAGEVVRAACLRAVRTRERTEQVPSSSTDHGHKPRAQTPPPTPEPTPDPSPAPHPTQPPSPSPSPSPSSAPTLLPPRTPALPPLATPPRRLFLARAVAAGASLAATAAVGYGTATTLRGPVVKRVTIPLAKLPRAAHGFRIAVVSDIHLGPVLGRAHTRRIVETINRTRPDLVAIVGDLVDGNVADLAPAAEPLRELQSRYGSYFVTGNHEYYSGADQWVDHVRELGIHPLENARTELPGFDLAGVNDVAGQTESAGPDYDQALSDRDPARAVVLMAHQPVTIHDSVRYGVDLQLSGHTHGGQMWPFTYIADATNPTIAGLERYGDTQLYVSRGAGTWGPPVRLGAPPDVTVVELASLRA, from the coding sequence GTGATCTTCGCCCTGATCGTGGTCCCGGTCCTCGGACTGTTCTTCGGCGTGCACCGCTACCTGTGGTGCCGGCTGGTCCGTGACACCACCACCCCAGGCAGCCGGCCCCGCCGTACGGGCACCGTCGCCGCCTTCGTCCTCCCCCTGACCACCCTCGCCGCCTTCCTGTCCGGCCGTGCCGGCGCCCCCTTCCCCCTCCAGCAGGCACTGGCCTGGCCCGGCTATCTCTGGCTGGCCCTGGTGCTCTACCTCACCCTGGCGCTGCTGGCAGGAGAAGTGGTCCGGGCGGCATGCCTGCGAGCCGTACGCACCCGCGAGCGCACGGAGCAGGTCCCGTCGTCATCCACCGATCACGGGCACAAGCCCCGCGCCCAGACCCCACCACCGACTCCGGAACCCACCCCCGACCCCTCCCCGGCCCCGCATCCCACCCAGCCCCCATCCCCTTCCCCTTCCCCATCCCCTTCCTCCGCCCCCACGCTCCTCCCGCCCCGCACCCCCGCCCTGCCGCCGCTCGCGACCCCGCCGCGCCGCCTCTTCCTCGCCCGGGCGGTCGCCGCCGGCGCCTCCCTCGCCGCCACGGCCGCCGTCGGATACGGCACCGCCACGACACTCCGCGGACCGGTGGTCAAGCGCGTTACGATCCCGCTGGCCAAACTGCCGCGCGCCGCCCACGGCTTCCGGATCGCCGTCGTCAGCGATATCCATCTCGGCCCGGTCCTCGGCCGCGCACACACCCGGCGCATCGTCGAGACCATCAACCGCACCCGCCCCGACCTGGTGGCCATCGTCGGCGACCTGGTCGACGGCAATGTCGCCGACCTCGCCCCGGCGGCCGAGCCATTGCGTGAACTGCAATCCCGGTACGGGTCGTATTTCGTCACCGGAAATCACGAGTATTACTCCGGCGCCGACCAATGGGTCGACCACGTACGGGAATTGGGCATTCACCCCCTGGAGAACGCCCGCACCGAACTCCCCGGCTTCGACCTCGCCGGCGTCAACGACGTCGCGGGCCAGACCGAGAGCGCCGGCCCCGACTACGACCAGGCCCTCAGCGACCGCGACCCCGCCCGCGCCGTCGTCCTGATGGCCCACCAGCCGGTCACCATCCACGACTCCGTCCGCTACGGCGTCGACCTCCAGCTCTCCGGCCACACCCACGGCGGCCAGATGTGGCCCTTCACCTACATCGCCGACGCCACCAACCCCACCATCGCCGGCCTGGAACGCTACGGCGACACCCAGCTCTACGTCTCCCGCGGCGCAGGCACCTGGGGACCACCGGTACGGCTGGGGGCACCGCCGGACGTTACGGTGGTCGAACTCGCGTCGCTGCGCGCCTGA
- a CDS encoding SCO4848 family membrane protein, giving the protein MKLSRPVSWFLLAFGVWSWFIWITFVKNLWKDGSGLAFDDAGDPTAYFWVHLLLAVTSFLLGTAIGVIGFRGVRALRREAADHTPQPPASSSSGS; this is encoded by the coding sequence ATGAAGCTCTCTCGCCCCGTGTCCTGGTTCCTGCTCGCCTTCGGGGTGTGGAGCTGGTTCATCTGGATCACTTTCGTCAAAAACCTCTGGAAGGACGGGAGCGGTCTCGCCTTCGACGATGCGGGTGACCCGACCGCCTACTTCTGGGTCCATCTGCTGCTCGCAGTGACTTCCTTTCTCTTGGGGACGGCGATCGGGGTGATCGGGTTCCGTGGCGTACGCGCCTTGCGCCGCGAGGCCGCGGACCACACGCCCCAGCCACCCGCTTCCTCCTCATCCGGCTCCTGA
- a CDS encoding D-alanyl-D-alanine carboxypeptidase family protein, with the protein MGSGSIRRSAGALFRGVLSASRAKAGTFTDVPTTFCASTASSDPTAPNASATTGSAGRAARHGFPLRTVAALASTGLLATPLLAGTAHADPKEPKAPKPPTKMSQIGGDRLGTPGVQVALKPGAPKLPGPDTLTARSWIVSDAESGKVLAAKNPHWQLAPASTLKMLFADTVLPKFPKDQKHTVKPADLAGMGAGSSLVGIKENLSYTVRDLWLGVFLRSGNDAVHTLSAMNGGTKATVAQMQRHAKELNAQDTHVVTPDGYDAPGQVSSAYDLSLFARSGLQNPDFREYCSTASAQFPGDKGKDGKRATFGIQNTNRLLSGDYDMKPYPGIAGVKNGSTTNAGSTFTGVAQRGDRKLLVTVMNPEKKEHNEAYREAAKLLDWGFAAADKVEPVGRLVGPRSEDDGTGAVGAKGEGKGGKQSTQAALDSASGRSGAWTAVGLSAAAVALLAVAAFAVHRRWPLPELVRGRRSGK; encoded by the coding sequence ATGGGCAGCGGCTCCATCCGGCGGTCGGCAGGGGCACTCTTCCGTGGGGTGCTGTCGGCGTCCCGGGCAAAGGCGGGTACGTTCACCGACGTGCCGACGACCTTCTGTGCTTCCACGGCTTCCTCCGACCCGACCGCCCCGAATGCTTCGGCCACGACCGGCAGTGCCGGGCGTGCGGCACGTCACGGCTTCCCCCTGCGCACCGTCGCCGCGCTGGCTTCCACCGGACTGCTGGCCACCCCGCTCCTGGCCGGCACCGCCCACGCCGACCCCAAGGAGCCCAAGGCTCCCAAGCCGCCGACGAAGATGTCGCAGATCGGCGGGGACCGGCTGGGGACGCCCGGCGTCCAGGTGGCCCTGAAGCCCGGCGCCCCGAAGCTGCCGGGCCCGGACACGCTGACGGCCCGTTCGTGGATCGTGTCCGACGCCGAGTCCGGCAAGGTGCTGGCCGCCAAGAACCCGCACTGGCAGCTCGCACCGGCCAGCACGCTGAAGATGCTGTTCGCCGACACGGTGCTGCCGAAGTTCCCCAAGGACCAGAAGCACACGGTCAAGCCCGCCGACCTCGCGGGGATGGGTGCCGGCAGCAGCCTCGTCGGGATAAAGGAGAACCTGAGCTATACGGTCCGCGACCTGTGGCTGGGGGTCTTCCTGCGGTCCGGCAACGACGCGGTGCACACGCTGTCGGCGATGAACGGCGGGACCAAGGCCACCGTCGCGCAGATGCAGCGGCACGCGAAGGAGCTCAACGCCCAGGACACGCATGTCGTGACCCCGGACGGCTATGACGCGCCGGGCCAGGTCTCCAGCGCGTACGACCTGAGCCTGTTCGCCCGGTCGGGCCTGCAGAACCCCGACTTCCGCGAGTACTGCTCGACGGCCAGTGCGCAGTTCCCCGGCGACAAGGGCAAGGACGGCAAGCGGGCGACGTTCGGCATCCAGAACACCAACCGGCTGCTGAGCGGCGATTACGACATGAAGCCGTATCCGGGCATCGCGGGGGTGAAGAACGGCTCGACGACCAATGCGGGGTCGACCTTCACCGGTGTCGCCCAGCGCGGCGACCGCAAGCTCCTGGTCACGGTCATGAACCCGGAGAAGAAGGAGCACAACGAGGCCTACAGGGAGGCCGCCAAGCTGCTCGACTGGGGCTTCGCGGCGGCCGACAAGGTGGAGCCGGTCGGCCGGCTCGTCGGCCCCAGGAGCGAGGACGACGGCACCGGCGCCGTGGGCGCCAAGGGCGAGGGCAAGGGCGGGAAGCAGAGCACCCAGGCCGCGCTGGACAGCGCCAGCGGCAGGAGCGGCGCCTGGACGGCGGTGGGCCTCAGCGCCGCGGCGGTGGCGCTGCTCGCCGTCGCGGCGTTCGCCGTGCACCGCCGCTGGCCGCTGCCGGAGCTGGTACGGGGGCGCCGTTCCGGCAAGTGA
- a CDS encoding YihY/virulence factor BrkB family protein: MDWLSKLPVIGPAVSRLMTTHLWRAYERMLRVHWTRLAAAITFTSFIALFPLLTVAAAIGAALLSDARLHSLENKLAEQLPGLSDRLDIAGLVAHATTVGLVAGAALLLTGIGWVESLRDCLRAVWEKPDEETNFFLGKLRDGALLLGVGGVAVLSLACSTFASAAVGKAAEAIGLPEGGIGSVLLSVAGFVIAVLADFLLLAYILTRLPGVHPPRRAVVVAGLLGAIGFELLKLLLSGYLQGVASRSMYGAFGTPIALLLWINFTAKLLVYCASWTATDGERHGEDDELKVPEGPGGPGGPGGPGGPGGPDGPERPERLVGPKQPDGSKGPDEREQPEGPDGPEGPERRGGPEHPRAA, from the coding sequence ATGGACTGGTTGAGCAAACTCCCGGTGATCGGACCGGCCGTCAGCCGGCTGATGACCACACACCTCTGGCGCGCCTACGAACGCATGCTGCGGGTGCACTGGACCAGGCTGGCCGCCGCGATCACCTTCACCAGCTTCATCGCGCTCTTCCCCCTGCTCACCGTCGCCGCCGCGATCGGCGCCGCACTGCTCAGCGACGCCCGGCTGCACTCACTGGAGAACAAGCTCGCCGAGCAGCTCCCCGGCCTCTCGGACCGGCTCGACATCGCCGGACTCGTCGCCCACGCCACCACCGTCGGTCTGGTCGCCGGTGCCGCGCTGCTGCTCACCGGCATCGGCTGGGTCGAATCGCTGCGCGACTGTCTGCGCGCCGTATGGGAGAAGCCCGACGAGGAGACCAACTTCTTCCTGGGCAAGCTCCGGGACGGTGCGCTGCTGCTCGGGGTGGGCGGCGTCGCCGTGCTCTCCCTGGCCTGTTCGACCTTCGCGTCCGCCGCGGTGGGCAAGGCGGCCGAGGCGATCGGTCTGCCGGAGGGCGGTATCGGCAGCGTCCTGCTCTCCGTCGCCGGTTTCGTCATCGCCGTCCTGGCGGACTTCCTGCTGCTCGCCTACATACTGACCAGGCTCCCCGGCGTCCATCCGCCGCGCCGTGCCGTCGTGGTCGCCGGCCTCCTCGGCGCCATCGGCTTCGAACTGCTGAAGCTGCTGCTCAGCGGCTATCTCCAGGGCGTCGCCTCACGCAGCATGTACGGCGCCTTCGGCACCCCGATCGCCCTGCTGCTGTGGATCAACTTCACCGCGAAGCTGCTGGTCTACTGCGCCTCGTGGACGGCCACGGACGGCGAGCGGCACGGGGAGGACGACGAACTCAAGGTGCCGGAGGGGCCAGGGGGACCAGGGGGACCGGGGGGACCGGGGGGACCGGGGGGACCTGACGGGCCGGAGCGGCCGGAGCGACTGGTGGGGCCGAAGCAGCCGGACGGGTCGAAGGGGCCGGACGAGCGGGAGCAGCCGGAGGGGCCAGACGGGCCGGAAGGTCCGGAGAGGCGGGGAGGCCCGGAGCACCCCAGGGCGGCGTAG
- a CDS encoding 2'-5' RNA ligase family protein — MGTVTLGVSIAVPEPYGSFLQRKRESFGDPAAPGIPTHITLLPPTEVRTEALPAIERHLAEVAAGCRPFPLRLEGTGTFRPLSPVVYVKVTDGVAGCTALQARIRAASGPCARELQFPYHPHVTIAHGITEEAMDRAQAGLRDFTATWTIGGFALYEQGADAVWRPAREYPFGPQSVGVPRQAADLSRPPAPSC, encoded by the coding sequence GTGGGGACCGTAACGCTGGGCGTTTCGATCGCGGTCCCGGAGCCTTACGGCAGCTTCCTCCAGCGGAAGCGCGAGAGCTTCGGGGACCCTGCCGCACCCGGCATCCCCACGCATATCACCCTCCTCCCGCCGACGGAGGTACGGACCGAGGCGCTGCCCGCCATCGAGCGCCACCTCGCCGAGGTCGCCGCCGGCTGCCGCCCCTTCCCGCTCCGCCTGGAAGGCACCGGCACCTTCCGCCCGCTCTCCCCGGTCGTCTACGTCAAGGTCACCGACGGGGTGGCGGGCTGCACCGCCCTCCAGGCCCGGATCCGCGCCGCCTCCGGCCCCTGCGCCCGCGAGCTGCAGTTCCCGTACCACCCGCATGTGACCATCGCCCACGGCATCACCGAAGAGGCCATGGACCGCGCCCAGGCCGGACTCCGGGACTTCACCGCGACCTGGACGATCGGCGGCTTCGCCCTCTACGAGCAGGGTGCGGACGCGGTGTGGCGGCCGGCGCGGGAGTACCCCTTCGGACCGCAGTCGGTCGGCGTCCCCCGCCAGGCCGCCGATCTCTCCCGCCCGCCGGCGCCGTCCTGCTGA
- the trpS gene encoding tryptophan--tRNA ligase: MQQRPRVLSGIQPTAGSFHLGNYLGAVRQWVALQESHDAFYMVVDLHAITVPQDPAELRSNTRIAAAQLLAAGLDPERCTLFVQSHVPEHAQLGWVMNCLTGFGEASRMTQFKDKAAKQGTDRTSVGLFTYPILQIADILLYQAHQVPVGEDQRQHIELTRDLAERFNSRYGDTFTMPAPYILKETAKIYDLQDPSAKMSKSAASPKGLINLLDEPKVSAKKVKSAVTDTDTVIRYDAENKPGVSNLLTIYSTLTGTSIPELEQKYEGKMYGALKTDLAEVMVDFVTPFRDRTQEYLDDPETLDAILAKGAEKARAVAAETLATTYDRLGFLPAKH; this comes from the coding sequence ATGCAGCAACGTCCGCGTGTGCTCTCCGGCATTCAGCCCACCGCCGGCTCCTTCCACCTCGGCAATTACCTCGGTGCGGTACGCCAGTGGGTGGCGCTGCAGGAGTCCCACGACGCCTTCTACATGGTGGTCGACCTGCATGCGATCACCGTCCCGCAGGACCCGGCGGAACTGCGCAGCAACACCCGGATCGCGGCCGCCCAGCTGCTGGCCGCCGGTCTCGACCCGGAGCGCTGCACACTCTTCGTCCAGAGCCATGTGCCCGAGCACGCCCAGCTCGGCTGGGTCATGAACTGCCTCACCGGCTTCGGCGAGGCGTCCCGTATGACCCAGTTCAAGGACAAGGCCGCCAAGCAGGGCACCGACCGCACCTCCGTCGGCCTGTTCACGTACCCGATCCTGCAGATCGCCGACATCCTGCTCTACCAGGCCCACCAGGTCCCGGTCGGTGAGGACCAGCGCCAGCACATCGAGCTGACCCGCGACCTCGCCGAGCGCTTCAACAGCCGCTACGGCGACACCTTCACGATGCCGGCGCCGTACATCCTCAAGGAGACGGCGAAGATCTACGATCTCCAGGACCCCTCGGCCAAGATGAGCAAGTCGGCCGCCAGCCCCAAGGGCCTGATCAACCTCCTCGACGAGCCGAAGGTCTCCGCGAAGAAGGTCAAGAGCGCGGTCACGGACACCGACACGGTGATCCGCTACGACGCCGAGAACAAGCCCGGTGTCTCCAACCTCCTCACCATCTACTCCACCCTCACCGGCACCTCGATCCCGGAGCTGGAGCAGAAGTACGAGGGCAAGATGTACGGCGCTCTCAAGACCGACCTCGCCGAGGTGATGGTCGATTTCGTCACACCGTTCCGGGACCGTACGCAGGAATATCTGGACGACCCCGAGACGCTGGACGCGATCCTGGCCAAGGGTGCGGAGAAGGCCCGCGCGGTGGCCGCCGAGACCCTCGCCACCACCTATGACCGGCTCGGATTCCTGCCGGCCAAGCACTGA
- a CDS encoding cytochrome P450 family protein produces the protein MTDGQPISDDDRRTAPAPLPPPGATCPVRPGGGAPHRLAPGGAGRAAADALLREAGAVVPVLLPGEVPAVAVTHHAVLREVLAHPEVAKNACHFAALHDGTVPPGWPLTTFATVDGMTTADGADHRRLRGLVTKVFTPRRVAALRPRVVELTAALLDGLPGAAAADGTVDLRRHFAYPLPMSVICELLGVDAALRDRLHELSNLIVRTTGTADEVQAANREITAVLGEVAEARRADPGDDLTSALLAAQEEDGDRLSARELVGTLLLMIIAGHETTLNLITNAVRALCTGREQLELVRAGRATWDDVVEETLRHDSPVAHFPFRYPVRDLELGGTVVPRGTPMLASYSAAGRDPEAYGADADRFDVTRRPATRHLSFGHGPHYCLGAPLARLEATVALEALFTRYPALDLAVPDAELPPHQSFIGNSTHVLPVRLTG, from the coding sequence ATGACCGACGGACAGCCGATCTCCGACGACGACCGCCGCACCGCCCCCGCGCCCCTCCCCCCGCCCGGAGCCACCTGCCCCGTGCGCCCCGGAGGCGGGGCGCCGCACCGGCTCGCCCCCGGCGGCGCCGGCCGGGCCGCGGCCGATGCGCTGCTGCGGGAGGCCGGGGCGGTGGTCCCCGTCCTGCTGCCCGGGGAGGTGCCGGCCGTCGCCGTCACCCACCATGCGGTGCTGCGCGAGGTCCTCGCACACCCAGAAGTCGCCAAGAACGCCTGCCATTTCGCGGCGCTGCACGACGGCACCGTGCCGCCCGGCTGGCCGCTGACCACCTTCGCCACCGTGGACGGGATGACCACGGCCGACGGCGCGGACCACCGGCGGCTGCGCGGCCTGGTGACCAAGGTGTTCACCCCGCGGCGGGTGGCGGCCCTGCGGCCCCGGGTGGTGGAGCTGACGGCCGCGCTGCTGGACGGGCTGCCGGGCGCCGCCGCGGCCGACGGGACGGTGGATCTGCGCCGGCACTTCGCCTATCCGCTGCCGATGAGCGTGATCTGCGAACTGCTGGGCGTGGACGCCGCCTTGCGCGACCGGCTGCACGAGCTGTCGAACCTGATCGTGCGCACGACCGGCACGGCGGACGAGGTGCAGGCGGCCAACCGTGAGATCACCGCCGTCCTCGGGGAGGTCGCCGAGGCCCGGCGGGCGGACCCCGGGGACGATCTGACCAGCGCGCTGCTCGCCGCCCAGGAGGAGGACGGCGACCGGCTGAGCGCACGGGAGCTGGTCGGCACCCTGCTGCTGATGATCATCGCCGGGCATGAGACCACGCTCAATCTGATCACCAACGCGGTGCGGGCCCTGTGCACCGGCCGCGAGCAGCTGGAGCTGGTCCGGGCCGGGCGGGCGACCTGGGACGACGTGGTCGAGGAGACGCTGCGCCACGACAGCCCGGTCGCCCACTTCCCGTTCCGCTATCCGGTCCGGGACCTGGAGCTCGGCGGCACGGTCGTGCCGCGTGGCACCCCGATGCTGGCCTCCTACTCCGCGGCCGGCCGGGACCCGGAGGCGTACGGGGCCGACGCGGACCGGTTCGACGTCACCCGGCGGCCCGCCACCCGGCATCTCTCCTTCGGCCACGGACCGCACTACTGCCTGGGCGCGCCGCTGGCCCGGCTGGAGGCGACCGTCGCCCTGGAGGCACTCTTCACCCGCTATCCGGCGCTGGACCTCGCCGTCCCGGACGCGGAGCTGCCGCCGCACCAGAGCTTCATCGGCAACAGCACCCATGTCCTGCCGGTCCGGCTCACCGGCTGA
- the glyA gene encoding serine hydroxymethyltransferase — protein sequence MSQPHVSQPHAAQPLLHPALSAADPELAALVGAEEQLQADTLRLIPSENYVSAAVLEATGTVLQNKYSEGYAGRRYYEGQQNIDRVETLAVERAKAVFGVEHANVQPYSGSPANLAAYLAFAEPGDTVLGMALPMGGHLTHGWGVSATGTWFRGVQYGVRPDSALIDFDEVRDLARKERPKIIFCGGTAVPRTIDFAAFGEIAREVDAVLVADIAHIAGLIAGGAHPSPVPHADVISTTTHKTLRGPRGAMLMSRASHAKAVDKAVFPGLQGGPHNHTTAAIAVALREAAAPSFRDYAHAVVANAKALAEALLARGYDLVSGGTDNHLVLIDLTSKDVPGKVAAKALDRAGIVVNYNTVPFDPRKPFDPSGIRIGTPSLTSRGLGTDRMPLVAEWIDRSVQAAAKGDEEALTVIRTEVAELMAAYPAPGLPTA from the coding sequence ATGTCACAGCCGCATGTCTCACAGCCCCATGCCGCACAGCCCCTTTTGCATCCCGCGCTGAGCGCCGCCGACCCCGAACTGGCCGCACTGGTCGGCGCCGAGGAGCAGCTCCAGGCCGACACGCTGCGACTGATCCCCAGCGAGAACTACGTCTCCGCCGCCGTTCTGGAAGCCACCGGCACCGTCCTGCAGAACAAGTACAGCGAGGGGTACGCGGGCCGTCGCTACTACGAAGGCCAGCAGAACATCGACCGGGTCGAGACGCTGGCCGTCGAGCGGGCCAAGGCCGTCTTCGGCGTGGAGCACGCCAACGTCCAGCCGTACTCCGGCTCGCCCGCCAACCTCGCCGCCTACCTCGCCTTCGCCGAGCCCGGCGACACCGTGCTCGGCATGGCGCTGCCGATGGGCGGGCACCTCACGCACGGCTGGGGTGTCTCGGCGACCGGTACGTGGTTCCGCGGGGTGCAGTACGGCGTACGCCCCGACAGCGCGCTGATCGACTTCGACGAGGTGCGCGACCTCGCCCGCAAGGAACGCCCGAAGATCATCTTCTGTGGCGGTACCGCCGTCCCCCGCACCATCGACTTCGCCGCCTTCGGCGAGATCGCACGGGAGGTCGACGCCGTACTCGTCGCGGACATCGCGCACATCGCCGGCCTGATCGCGGGCGGCGCCCACCCGTCGCCCGTACCGCACGCGGACGTCATCTCGACCACCACGCACAAGACCCTGCGCGGCCCGCGCGGCGCCATGCTGATGTCCCGGGCGAGCCACGCCAAGGCCGTCGACAAGGCCGTTTTCCCCGGTCTGCAGGGCGGCCCGCACAACCACACCACCGCCGCCATCGCGGTGGCGCTGCGCGAGGCGGCCGCCCCGTCCTTCCGTGACTACGCGCACGCCGTCGTCGCCAACGCCAAGGCGCTCGCCGAGGCGCTGCTGGCCCGCGGCTACGACCTGGTCTCCGGCGGCACCGACAACCACCTGGTGCTGATCGACCTCACCTCGAAGGACGTCCCGGGCAAGGTCGCCGCGAAGGCGCTGGACCGCGCCGGCATCGTCGTCAACTACAACACCGTCCCCTTCGACCCGCGTAAGCCCTTCGACCCCTCCGGCATCCGCATCGGCACCCCGTCCCTCACCTCCCGCGGACTGGGCACGGACCGGATGCCGCTGGTCGCCGAGTGGATCGACCGCAGCGTCCAGGCCGCGGCGAAGGGCGACGAGGAGGCGCTGACGGTGATCCGTACGGAGGTGGCCGAGCTGATGGCGGCCTACCCGGCGCCGGGGCTGCCGACGGCCTGA
- the rocD gene encoding ornithine--oxo-acid transaminase: MTSTERGIAAAEAHSAHNYHPLPVVVATAEGAWVTDVDGRRYLDMLAGYSALNFGHGNRRLLDAATAQLERVTLTSRAFHHDRFADFCTQLAELCGMELVLPMNTGAEAVETAVKTARKWGYKVKGVPDGKAKIIVADNNFHGRTTTIVSFSTDPEARADFGPYTPGFEIVPYGDLPALEAAVDADTVAVLLEPIQGEAGVLVPPPGYLAGVRELTRSRNVLFIADEIQSGLGRTGRTFACEHEGVVPDMYVLGKALGGGVVPVSAVVSSREVLGVFAPGEHGSTFGGNPLACAVALEVMAMLRTGEFQQQAVELGEHLHSELGLLVGGGAVDAVRGRGLWAGVDINPSRGTGREISEQLMARGVLVKDTHGSTIRLAPPLVISKEDLDWGLDQLRGVLEG; the protein is encoded by the coding sequence GTGACGTCCACGGAACGCGGCATCGCCGCCGCCGAAGCCCACAGCGCGCACAACTACCACCCGCTGCCCGTCGTCGTGGCCACCGCCGAGGGCGCCTGGGTGACGGACGTCGACGGCCGCCGCTACCTGGACATGCTCGCCGGGTACTCCGCGCTGAACTTCGGGCACGGCAACCGCCGGCTGCTCGACGCGGCCACGGCACAGCTGGAGCGGGTCACGCTCACCTCGCGCGCCTTCCATCACGACCGGTTCGCCGACTTCTGCACCCAGCTGGCGGAGCTGTGCGGGATGGAGCTGGTGCTCCCGATGAACACCGGCGCCGAGGCGGTCGAGACGGCGGTGAAGACGGCCCGTAAGTGGGGCTACAAGGTCAAGGGCGTCCCGGACGGCAAGGCGAAGATCATCGTCGCGGACAACAATTTCCACGGCCGGACGACCACCATCGTCTCCTTCTCCACCGACCCCGAGGCGCGCGCCGACTTCGGCCCGTACACCCCCGGCTTCGAGATCGTCCCGTACGGCGATCTGCCCGCGCTGGAGGCCGCCGTCGACGCCGACACGGTCGCGGTGCTGCTGGAGCCGATCCAGGGCGAGGCGGGCGTGCTGGTGCCGCCGCCGGGCTACCTGGCGGGCGTACGGGAGCTGACCCGCAGCCGGAACGTGCTGTTCATCGCCGACGAGATCCAGTCGGGGCTGGGCCGCACCGGCCGGACCTTCGCCTGTGAGCACGAGGGTGTGGTGCCCGACATGTATGTGCTGGGCAAGGCGCTGGGCGGCGGGGTGGTGCCGGTCTCGGCGGTGGTCTCCTCCCGCGAGGTACTGGGCGTCTTCGCCCCCGGCGAGCACGGCTCGACGTTCGGCGGGAACCCGCTCGCCTGCGCGGTGGCGCTGGAGGTCATGGCGATGCTGCGGACCGGTGAATTCCAGCAGCAGGCCGTGGAACTGGGCGAACATCTGCACAGCGAGCTGGGGCTGCTGGTGGGCGGCGGCGCGGTGGACGCGGTGCGCGGCCGCGGACTGTGGGCCGGTGTGGACATCAACCCGTCGCGCGGCACGGGACGGGAGATCTCCGAACAGCTGATGGCGCGCGGGGTGCTGGTCAAGGACACCCACGGCTCGACGATCCGGCTCGCGCCGCCGCTGGTCATCAGCAAGGAGGACCTGGACTGGGGGCTCGATCAGCTGCGGGGGGTGCTGGAGGGATGA